Proteins from a single region of Pseudobdellovibrionaceae bacterium:
- the eptA gene encoding phosphoethanolamine--lipid A transferase EptA has product MSLTKAFNFIFFSKNRWKISASRFVLLLALVNTVLFNSALFSFVALNVNIYTLSGIIIASSILVIVFLFNILFISIFSIITPLLVKWLFIITAFINSIALYYLISYQVTLDRTMMGNIFNTKTSESFALLTPTLLIYIFIFAVIPSLLILKIKVTPLNRLKILFNGFLIFVISIFFLYLNSSNWLWIDKHAKLLGGKMLPWSYIINSVRYYSGISRSKKKQILLPKGTFFNNKKVAVVLVIGETARAQNFSLYGYPRNTNPQLHSEKNLLVFNKTTSCSTYTTASVACMLSHNNGKGNYEPLPSYLTRLGVNVIWRTNNWGEPPIYTSKYQKSSELKKQCHGKECQFDEVLLTKINEEIQLSKKKKTFIVLHTYGSHGPSYYAKYPSKFEVFSPVCRHEELSKCTQQELINAYDNTILYTDYFLHKTIQKLKKLKMPVMLIYASDHGESLGENGLYLHGTPFMFAPKYQKEIPFIIWRSKALIKLQGLSNNKVKQVGTFSHANIFHTIIGTLGIKGGAYNKTLNILKTNSP; this is encoded by the coding sequence ATGTCCTTAACGAAAGCCTTTAATTTTATTTTTTTTTCAAAAAACCGCTGGAAGATATCTGCCAGTCGATTTGTACTGCTATTAGCATTAGTAAATACCGTTTTATTTAACTCTGCTCTTTTTTCTTTTGTTGCCTTAAATGTAAATATATACACCCTTAGCGGAATTATAATTGCAAGCTCCATACTGGTTATTGTTTTTCTTTTTAATATATTATTTATTTCTATATTTTCCATTATAACCCCCCTTTTAGTTAAATGGTTGTTTATAATTACAGCATTTATAAATTCCATAGCTTTATATTACTTAATTTCTTATCAAGTTACTTTAGACCGAACAATGATGGGAAATATATTTAACACAAAAACTTCCGAATCCTTTGCGTTATTAACCCCAACATTGTTAATTTATATTTTTATATTTGCCGTCATTCCAAGCCTTCTTATATTAAAAATTAAAGTAACCCCATTAAACAGATTAAAAATTCTTTTTAATGGATTTTTAATTTTTGTAATAAGTATTTTTTTTCTTTACCTAAACTCCTCTAACTGGTTATGGATAGACAAGCATGCTAAATTATTAGGTGGCAAAATGCTACCGTGGTCTTATATTATTAACAGCGTTCGCTATTATTCGGGCATATCACGAAGTAAAAAAAAACAAATACTACTACCTAAAGGCACATTCTTTAACAACAAAAAAGTGGCTGTGGTTTTGGTTATTGGCGAAACCGCGAGGGCTCAAAATTTTAGCTTGTATGGGTATCCCAGAAATACTAACCCTCAATTACATTCTGAAAAAAATCTACTGGTTTTTAACAAAACAACTTCTTGTTCAACATACACCACTGCTTCTGTGGCTTGCATGTTGTCTCATAATAACGGTAAGGGTAATTACGAACCCCTACCTAGTTATTTAACTCGACTTGGCGTTAATGTTATTTGGCGAACTAACAATTGGGGCGAGCCACCCATTTATACCTCTAAATATCAAAAAAGTTCGGAGTTAAAAAAACAATGTCATGGAAAAGAATGCCAATTTGATGAAGTTTTACTAACAAAAATTAATGAAGAAATACAATTATCTAAAAAGAAAAAAACATTTATTGTGTTGCACACTTATGGAAGCCACGGGCCAAGCTACTATGCTAAGTACCCTTCAAAATTCGAAGTTTTTTCGCCCGTTTGTCGCCACGAAGAGTTAAGCAAATGTACACAACAAGAACTAATAAACGCTTATGATAATACAATATTGTATACCGATTATTTTTTACATAAAACAATACAAAAACTAAAAAAGTTAAAAATGCCTGTAATGCTTATATATGCTTCTGATCACGGCGAATCTTTAGGAGAAAATGGCCTTTATTTACATGGCACACCATTTATGTTTGCACCAAAATATCAAAAAGAAATTCCTTTTATTATTTGGAGGTCAAAAGCCTTAATAAAGTTACAGGGCCTAAGCAACAATAAGGTAAAACAGGTGGGCACATTTTCGCATGCAAATATATTTCATACTATTATAGGTACGCTGGGGATAAAGGGAGGTGCGTACAACAAAACGCTAAATATCCTTAAAACTAACTCGCCATAG
- a CDS encoding phosphatase PAP2 family protein: MKIHLKITGLLFLLGIVVGIGFYGIHKDYYTSTQMDIFLVINHALSGTVFGPNFWLNITALGDALILFPLLSFFVFKNTQAWAALFGAVPLSAILSHFGKAFFSVSRPAAIIDADKFTIMGKTLTGATSLPSGHTITIFAMVSAVLLVLFYNNKKNYNNSNNSSRKAFAVWAVGLISLAFVVAISRVAIGAHWPADLLLGAIFGFFGGLSGAILTFKYSTWWRWITKPQFWYVKALIIIAVSFAMIVEYSQLVVAWLSLIVAVFVTIKLLALKKNVLNESL; the protein is encoded by the coding sequence ATGAAAATACATTTAAAAATTACTGGATTACTGTTTTTACTCGGCATAGTGGTTGGCATTGGCTTTTATGGAATCCATAAAGATTATTACACCTCCACACAAATGGATATTTTTTTGGTAATAAATCATGCGTTATCGGGAACAGTTTTTGGGCCAAATTTTTGGTTAAATATTACAGCACTGGGCGACGCCTTAATTTTATTTCCACTGCTTTCTTTTTTTGTTTTTAAAAATACCCAAGCATGGGCAGCCCTTTTTGGAGCTGTGCCACTATCTGCAATTTTAAGTCATTTTGGCAAAGCCTTTTTTTCTGTTTCAAGGCCCGCTGCAATTATTGACGCCGATAAATTTACAATAATGGGCAAAACTTTAACCGGGGCAACCAGCTTACCCTCGGGCCACACCATAACTATTTTTGCTATGGTGTCTGCGGTTTTATTGGTTTTATTTTACAACAACAAAAAAAATTACAACAACAGCAACAACAGCAGCAGAAAGGCTTTTGCAGTATGGGCTGTGGGCTTAATTAGCTTAGCCTTTGTAGTGGCTATTTCACGCGTTGCCATTGGTGCTCATTGGCCCGCCGACCTTTTGCTTGGTGCAATTTTTGGTTTTTTTGGTGGCCTTAGTGGCGCTATTTTAACTTTTAAATATTCAACATGGTGGCGCTGGATAACTAAACCACAGTTTTGGTATGTTAAGGCTTTAATAATAATAGCAGTGTCTTTTGCAATGATAGTAGAATATTCTCAACTAGTGGTTGCATGGTTGTCGTTAATTGTAGCCGTGTTTGTTACGATAAAATTATTAGCCCTAAAGAAAAATGTCCTTAACGAAAGCCTTTAA